One Misgurnus anguillicaudatus chromosome 22, ASM2758022v2, whole genome shotgun sequence DNA segment encodes these proteins:
- the LOC129440435 gene encoding uncharacterized protein isoform X1, with amino-acid sequence MSRVHSPTLLLFIFVFFTSLACGDQTHPAIHPHTVKSTTPQRCSEGELYTLKEPGVSPACRSAVRRKKTAVPGMEDGRPLPPEGGVNAKLSATAIKSECKTAVTAIRKEQNHPEISTQMRVRKNDLCDVPCKVPRFQYVDFPSLHQCIQQLSVPPMNVWLGSCSLAPKAPNHSPTSPKEKVPKFKYVDYPSLHHCIQQLSVPPLESWSVGLVKHNAEGRHEGSGLQKIPAQPGTVRNNQRTKKNKAGDQYKEITACCFPNTEPCKLRNTHTNSGMSKEERPVGGPQQGYSSDKKRLPERVEKDEPHLKFSARKPDVDLGSDCASRLESGFGSQTDTRVIRNCRPSVISMVHTDKQKQWIKADHIEEHWNPSDPEWVPWNFLQESVCPFCQQMFTNPEQFRAHQWSHRDKRPN; translated from the exons ATGAGCCGTGTTCATTCTCCTACCCTCTTACTCtttatctttgttttttttaccagCCTGGCCTGTGGAGACCAAACCCACCCAGCCATTCACCCACACACTGTGAAATCCACAACCCCTCAGAGGTGCAGTGAGGGCGAGTTGTATACTTTAAAAGAGCCTGGCGTCAGTCCGGCGTGTAGGTCTGCTGTAAG GAGAAAGAAAACTGCAGTTCCAGGAATGGAGGACGGTAGGCCCCTGCCTCCAGAAGGGGGTGTAAATGCCAAACTATCCGCCACAGCCATCAAATCAGAGTGTAAGACGGCGGTTACAGCTATCAGGAAAGAGCAAAATCACCCGGAGATATCAACGCAAATGCGTGTGAGAAAAAACGATCTATGTGATGTGCCTTGCAAGGTGCCTCGTTTCCAATATGTGGATTTTCCTTCTTTGCACCAGTGCATCCAACAGCTTTCTGTGCCTCCCATGAATGTTTGGCTGGGATCCTGTTCTCTTGCACCAAAGGCACCGAACCATAGTCCTACCAGTCCTAAAGAAAAGGTGCCCAAGTTTAAGTATGTGGACTATCCCTCTCTCCACCACTGCATTCAGCAGCTGTCAGTGCCTCCGTTAGAAAGCTGGAGTGTGGGGCTGGTCAAGCATAATGCAGAGGGAAGACACGAAGGCTCTGGGTTACAGAAGATTCCCGCTCAGCCTGGAACTGTGAGAAACAACCAAAGAACTAAGAAGAACAAGGCAGGAGATCAGTACAAGGAAATTACAGCATGCTGTTTCCCAAACACAGAACCTTGCAAActaagaaacacacacacaaactcaggCATGAGTAAGGAAGAGAGGCCTGTTGGAGGTCCTCAGCAAGGCTACAGCTCAGATAAAAAGAGACTGCCAGAGAGAGTAGAGAAAGATGAACCACACTTAAAGTTTTCTGCTAGAAAACCAGATGTTGATTTGGGATCAGACTGTGCTTCCAGGTTAGAATCTGGTTTTGGATCGCAGACCGACACAAGGGTGATAAGAAATTGTAGACCTTCGGTTATTAGCATGGtgcacacagacaaacagaagcAATGGATAAAGGCAGATCACATAGAAGAACATTGGAATCCTTCAGATCCTGAATGGGTGCCTTGGAATTTTCTCCAAGAGTCAGTTTGCCCGTTCTGCCAACAGATGTTCACAAATCCAGAGCAGTTCAGGGCTCACCAATGGAGCCATAGAGATAAG AGACCAAACTGA
- the LOC129440435 gene encoding uncharacterized protein isoform X2 codes for MEDGRPLPPEGGVNAKLSATAIKSECKTAVTAIRKEQNHPEISTQMRVRKNDLCDVPCKVPRFQYVDFPSLHQCIQQLSVPPMNVWLGSCSLAPKAPNHSPTSPKEKVPKFKYVDYPSLHHCIQQLSVPPLESWSVGLVKHNAEGRHEGSGLQKIPAQPGTVRNNQRTKKNKAGDQYKEITACCFPNTEPCKLRNTHTNSGMSKEERPVGGPQQGYSSDKKRLPERVEKDEPHLKFSARKPDVDLGSDCASRLESGFGSQTDTRVIRNCRPSVISMVHTDKQKQWIKADHIEEHWNPSDPEWVPWNFLQESVCPFCQQMFTNPEQFRAHQWSHRDKRPN; via the exons ATGGAGGACGGTAGGCCCCTGCCTCCAGAAGGGGGTGTAAATGCCAAACTATCCGCCACAGCCATCAAATCAGAGTGTAAGACGGCGGTTACAGCTATCAGGAAAGAGCAAAATCACCCGGAGATATCAACGCAAATGCGTGTGAGAAAAAACGATCTATGTGATGTGCCTTGCAAGGTGCCTCGTTTCCAATATGTGGATTTTCCTTCTTTGCACCAGTGCATCCAACAGCTTTCTGTGCCTCCCATGAATGTTTGGCTGGGATCCTGTTCTCTTGCACCAAAGGCACCGAACCATAGTCCTACCAGTCCTAAAGAAAAGGTGCCCAAGTTTAAGTATGTGGACTATCCCTCTCTCCACCACTGCATTCAGCAGCTGTCAGTGCCTCCGTTAGAAAGCTGGAGTGTGGGGCTGGTCAAGCATAATGCAGAGGGAAGACACGAAGGCTCTGGGTTACAGAAGATTCCCGCTCAGCCTGGAACTGTGAGAAACAACCAAAGAACTAAGAAGAACAAGGCAGGAGATCAGTACAAGGAAATTACAGCATGCTGTTTCCCAAACACAGAACCTTGCAAActaagaaacacacacacaaactcaggCATGAGTAAGGAAGAGAGGCCTGTTGGAGGTCCTCAGCAAGGCTACAGCTCAGATAAAAAGAGACTGCCAGAGAGAGTAGAGAAAGATGAACCACACTTAAAGTTTTCTGCTAGAAAACCAGATGTTGATTTGGGATCAGACTGTGCTTCCAGGTTAGAATCTGGTTTTGGATCGCAGACCGACACAAGGGTGATAAGAAATTGTAGACCTTCGGTTATTAGCATGGtgcacacagacaaacagaagcAATGGATAAAGGCAGATCACATAGAAGAACATTGGAATCCTTCAGATCCTGAATGGGTGCCTTGGAATTTTCTCCAAGAGTCAGTTTGCCCGTTCTGCCAACAGATGTTCACAAATCCAGAGCAGTTCAGGGCTCACCAATGGAGCCATAGAGATAAG AGACCAAACTGA